The following is a genomic window from Fusobacterium sp. DD2.
TATTCTCACATACTGCGTGGGCAACAGTCCCTTCCAGTGCGAAATCACTAGTTTCATTAGGCATGTCCTTTGTCAGTAATACAGAAGGTGGACAGGCCATCCACCTTTCTGCACTTGAAGGACCTAGGAGCGCGTGAGCCATTACGCATCAGCTCCTAACGCTTTAAGTTCTTCCGCTACCTGACCCAACTGTTCTCCTTCTAGTTTAGTTAGTGCTGCAACATTGTACTTTACAAGAATCTCTTTCACGATTTCTCTTGTCTTATCTCCGCCTAATTTTGCCATAAGTTGTTGAGCCATCTTCTGTAAGTCCTCTACGCTATAAGCTTTGGATACTGTAGGTATTATAGGTGTTACCGGTTTAGATTCTACTGTTGGAGCCTTTAAATCTGCTTCTACTTTCTGTGCTGGTACTATAGTCTTGTGTTCTTCTGTATGTACTTCCAAGTCAGTAGGTTTAGATATTTCCGATACCTTTATCTTTTCAATATCTAATAAGGTTCTTAATTCAGCTTTTACTTCTCCAGCAGTGATTCCAGTTATTTCGATTTTAATCATTTATAAATCCTCCTTTTTAGTATTTTCTATTTTCAATTGATATGTATCTAACAACTCAATAAGTACTAACTTATAATGTTCCCAATCTTTTTCTTCTTTCGCAAATTCAGGGATTGCGGCTAAACTTGTTCCGACTCCTATGAATACCATCATGTTTTTACCTGATATTTCTTCGGTACAAATATTTCACATTATTTCAATTAAAGACTTAACAAAATTTACTGCTTCCTTAGAAGTTGTTACTTCAAATCCTCCAAATGTGAATTCCATACTAATTTTCCTCCTCTTTAAATATCAATTCATGATCTGATAACACTAAGACATTCAGCATCTTAACTACTAATTTAAGCACTTCATCACTGGCAAGTTCCTTTTCAGTGCCCCAGCTAAGACAGTTGCAAGGTGTGCCATTCAAATAAAGTGAATTGTTATATATTTCATCGCAGTTCAGAAATATTCCATTGTTATAAGTAAAACTATAAAATTCAGCCAGATCTTCCCGAGTTACTTCGATTACTTTTTTCGCTTTCATTTTTATCCTCCAAATGGTATAATTAAAGTGTGTTATTTGCTACGAGCCTGATTGCTTCCCCAAGCAGAAGGCTCATTTTTTTATTACTGATTTTGTGATTTTACAGTCCTCATCTAAGTACCCTATAAATTCATTCACGAAGGATTCACTGTACCCTAGTTTTTCTGATATGGCATGAAGCATAATATTCCTAAATTCTTTTGCTTGATTGTCAGTGGATTCTATGTCGCCACCCGCTCCAAAATTTACATTGAGAGTCCCGTCTTTAACTAGAATGGTAAGTTTTAATTCTGTTTTAAATTCCTTTTTCATTTCATGTGTCTTATTCACATATATCCTCCTCCAGTTGCATATTTTGTATTTCACCAATCATGTCCAGTAATGTATCTTCTGTAGTTTTTAGTAGGTCTCCAGTCATCAGATAGTATGCGTTTGGATCCGCCCCGATGCTAAAGTATCCCTTCCAGGTATTAGTCTTACGGTCTATGCTCCAGTCACTAATAATCCCAGAGTCTTCAAATGTTAAGATAGCATTTACTGTTCTCATAATTTTTAATCCTTCCATTTTTAATCCTCCTTTGATTTTATATCGCTTATAAGTTGACTCCATTCGATTGATGTGGATGGGCGTCTGATTAAGTCGAGAGTCGCAGTCTTAAACTCGTGGAGTATCTTATCACCTGCAGCTCCATCACAGCGTTCCATCCAGCTAAAAAATTCTTTTCTAGATATGGCCAGTTCATTAAATATCAAATATTCATATAAAAAACTAAATATGTGCTCTTTCAATCTGAAGATATTAACGCCATTTTCTAATAAATTTAGGTCAATCTCAGAGTAATTAAAATACCAATTCATGCCATCTTTTTGCACATTTTCGTGCCTGAATCCCAGTTTCAGCATTGCCCCTTTAAACGTCCCGTTAGTTATGTAGAATCCATCTCTAGATCTTTCGAATACGTGTTTTAAGCCATAAGAATGGTGCTGCCTATTCATATTATGCGTTTTGCCTAACTGACTACACCAATCTAGCAATATCGCCTTTTCCTCACAGTTTAAGTATTCAAAATCTTGAGGGTCATCATGATTAACCCCTTCTGGATATTCGGGTATAATATCATAGCCTTTTGAGGTATTAGAATTTTTATATCTCATTTTTTTTATTTCCCCCTTCCTATTTCAAGTCTTCAGCAATTTGCCAGGCAAGTGCCAAGGCTTCATTAAAGTCATCGGCACTGTAAGTAAATATTTCTCCTCTTATGTTTACTTGCCATCTTCCGTCTGATAATTGTTTCATTCAAGTCCCTCCTTCCTAAGTGATTTCAAGTTCTTAGACTTCAACTGCTTTTACAGCATATTTTTTTTCAATTTCATCTTTTAGGTCTTCCCACAATTCAATACTTTCTATTCTGAATTGCATGCCAGGGTGCTCATTTTTCAATTTAGTTAGATACTCTTCTGCTTTTTTTCCGTCCTGAAAACCCATTAAACAGTGTGTCACATATCCATAATCCGATAGAATTATATAGATCATTTTTAATCCTCCTTTTTAAGTTTCAAATGGTCTAGAAGTGCTTCCTTTAGCACATAATATGTATTCCGTTTTTCTCCCAACACACAAAGACTTATATCTGCTAACCAGCGATTTTCTGTGCTGCCCCGATGAGCTCGACACAGCATTTCTTTAAATGTGTCGGCAGGAATGTTAATTATTTCAGCGGCTTCTTTTATGCTTATTATTGTCGCTTTCATCTAGTCACCTTCCTATCTTTCAATCATTGGAACTATTCCTTGGCCTTTTAGAAATTCATATAAGAATAATCTTCCTTTTTGTGTCCAATACATGTGAGTTGCTACTCCCTGAGTTCCGTCAGGTCTGTTGTAGTTTTGAGTTTTGGTCTGTGTGTATCCATAGCTTGCATACTTTTGATATAAGAACCAAACTCCTGACTGCTTAAACTGCACTCCTAACTCATGTAGCTTTTTATTAAAGGTCATAGCGCTCATTCCATAGTCTTTAGCTATCTCAGTTACTGACAGCAAATCTTTACATTGTAATATCAAGTCATAATAAGTTGCCTTTGGTTTCAGCTCCTGGATCTGCTGGTCTTTTATTTTGTTGTCAAGTTTCAAAGTTTCAATTTCATTTTTATAAGAATCAAGCATTCTATTTGAAATTTGAGTAGCTCTCACTAAAATCATTTCAGGACTATTCCAAGCCTCTTCACATTTGATAAAATATTCTCTTGCCTGTTTGCCCTTTTCATTTCTTTGAATCATTGATATTTCTTTCGCCATTGCTATTTTCAAAAAGTGTTCAATGTAAGTAGTTTCGTTACCTTGAGCTGTTAGTCTTTTTTGACTAATAGCTATATAATCTATATTTTCAGAAAAACCATATTCACGCATTCTTTCAAACCATTTAGAATATTGTGTCCCAACTTCTAAAAATGCGTGTAATTCTCTACCGCTTACTAGCTGTTCTCCGTTTTTTTCCTCGATTTTAATTAATTGATTCATTCAATCACTCTCCTTAATTCTTTTTCTTGAGTTTCCTCAAGTTAGTTGGCAAAAAAAATATAAGTCAACCTCGTCATTTGATATATTAAGTATCTCCTTTAACTTACAAGCTTCTTCAACTGTCATATATTCACCTTTTACGTCATTAATTTTCTTATTGAATGTAGAAGGGTTGATACCTAATAATCTTGCAGTTGCCTCTTGTGTTAAATTTTGCTCCTTTAATTTAGCCTTCAATTTAAGCACATTAATCATGTCCTCACCTCGTTTTTATTCTTTCTTGAGTTTCCTCAAGTAAGTTAATCATAACATTTAAAAAATTCTTTGTCAACGGCTTTTTTGAAAATACTCAAAAAATATTATAAAATCGCATAAAAAAACTTGCATATTTGCAAGTTTTATAATATAATTATTATGAGGGAATGAGATCATAAAGGAGGAATTATGAAGGTCAACGAGTTGATTAGACACAGGCGAAAACAGCTAGGTTTAACACTAAAAGATGTGGCCAAGGAGTTGGGAGTTTCTGAGAGTTTAATTTCAAGATACGAATCCAATGACGTCAAAAATATGGGAATCGATAAAATAGTACCATTAGCAAAAGTACTAAAATGTTCCCCAAAATATCTGATGGGTTGGGATGCAGATCCTGAGGATGGACACTCAAAATTATTAAACAAAGCAATTGACAAGATTAAATCTTTAGGACTAGGAATCGAGGAAATTAATCAATCTGGAAACTACATAATCACAAAAGATGGTATGGAGGTGAGAACACTGCATGAGCAGGACATAATAGATCTTTACAATAAAAAAGGTGACACACTTGAATTGTTAGACTTTAAACCTGCTTCACAGCGTTTCAGATGGGTTGCAAGAAACGCAAGAAAGATGTCAGATGATGATTTACAACTATTACAGAATCTAATGAGAAGAGCTTTCAATGACATCGATTTTGACGATGACGACGATTAGGAGGAACTGATATTGATTTACTCATTCAATCCTGATTATCGAGGGGCCACACAGTTGGCCCACTTGATAATTACGATAATGCACAATGATACTTTACCAATTGACATTGATGGTATCATAAAAAAATTCTCTGATATTAAGACTATGAGTTTTAAAAAATTCAGTAAAAAAATGGGGATGACTTACCAACAAATAGCTGAGAATTTCGGTTCTGCTGAGGCATTTACTATTTATGATGATCTTTTGAAAAAATATCTGATAGTTTATAACGAAACATTAGATGAGAGATCTCAAAGATGGTGTAAAGGGCATGAATTAGGTCACATATTAATGATGCATCTTGAAAAGGAGGACTACGATATAATCCACTATAATAGTGGCCAACATCCGTATGAAAAGGAGGCCAATGCATTTGCGAAAAATTTATTATGCCCATTCCCTGTGATAACAGCATTAAAAGAAATAAAAGGAGATGATGTAATAAACCCTTTTAACATTTCAGAAATATTCAATATAAATTTAAAGCCGGCAACATATATCTATAATCATTACAGTAAACTATATTACGCACCAAAAGATAAATTTATAGAAGGCCAGTTTAAAGATTATATTGAAAATCACTATATTGGTGTTTTCGGTCTTTTAATGGAGAAGATAGACGAGAATCATCATGAATTGTATAATTAATTAACAATTAATAAAAAAGCCCTCCAGCACTGTTGCCGCAGTACTGGAAGGCAGGTGAGTGTGATACATAATATACCACGTTTTGCATATGTATATTTTACCACACTCTTTATTTTAACACAATAAAAAAGGAGTTGGTGAGCTATGAGAAATCCGAACGGATTTGGATGCGTTTATAAATTCAATCCTAAATTTAAAAAATTAAGAAAACCCTGGGTGGCAAAAGCAAGTGTAAATATTCAGGGTGAACGACAGAAACAAAAGACAATTGGCTATTATGCCACAAAAGCTGAGGCACTGGAAGCACTTATCGCATATCAGAAGGATCCTGCTATGCTGGACAACGCAAAGATTACAGTGGATGATGTTTATAAGCTATATATGAAAGAACAGGAAATGAAGGTATCAGAAAGCAGATATAAAAATATTGGATACCAGTACAACCATTTTGAACCTATCAAAAATCTTCCGATTACTTCTTTGACACCTATGCAGCTGCAAGCATTTATGGATGGGATAAAACGTAGTACAGCAACTAAGAGTATGTGTAAGAGTATTCTTAAAGGAATTTATAAACAGGCTATGAAAATGCAGATAGTAACAGAGGATCCAACCAATTTGCTGGAGATAGGAAAGCACGAAGATGTAATACAAAGAAAAGTATTTTCATACAAAGAAAGGGAGTATTTATGGAATAACTTAGACACTCCAATTGCTAAACACCTGATAGTGTTGATATACACAGGAATGAGAATACAGGAGTATCTGAAATTAAGACTGAAAGACTATGATCAGACTGAGAACACAATCAGGACCGGAAGTAAAACCGAAGCAGGAAAGAACAGACTAATCCCAGTCCATTCTAAAATAAGAACATTACTACTTAATATTCTGATTAATAGAGAGAATGAAGTATCGTATGCTATCTTCAGACGACGTTTAATAGCCTTTTGTAAGGATAACAATACAATTATGCAGGAACATACCATACATGATACCCGTCACACGTTTGCAAGCATGTTAAGTGCTGCCGGAGCAAATGAAGTGGCTGTGACTCGTATCATAGGTCATACAGATATTGCTACTACGAATAAAGTATATGTACATAAAGAACTGGAGGATTTAAAAAATGCTGTTGAATTGCTTAATTAAATAATCTCTTCGGTAATCTTATGGTAATCTTACGGAGAAGTATTTAAGGGCAATCTTACAAGTATCTAACAGATTTATCTAAAATAATACAGTAACAAAAAATGAAAAAAGCTAGTAGAATAGGGCATTTGCTCTATACCTACTAGCTTCTCTACTATATAAAACATCTTGGGGAAAGATTTTATGCTCTTATAGTAACATCTAAATGTGACGCCCATGTGATATTTTTCAGAAAAATATAATTTATTTAAATTTATTTTAGATTAGTGAAATTATTTTTCAAAAATACAATTTATAAAATAAATTTATCTATATTTTCTTCCTGAATTTCATCCTTAAATATCTTTCTTATATACTTAGGATCTATAACAATTTTCTTAGGCTCATCATATGGAGCTTCATACATAACCTCTCTCAATATTTCCTCAACAATAGTTGCGAGTCTTCTTGCTCCTATATTTTCTATCTTATCATTCATCTCAGCAGTAAGTTCAGCAATCTTTTCAATTCCTGCCTTTGTAAATGAAAGATCCACGTTATCAGTTGCAAGCATAGCTTTGTATTGATCTAAAAGACTATATTCTACATCTGTTAATATTTTTATAAAATCTTTTTTCTCAAGTTTTTTAAGTTTTACTCTAATTGGAAATCTTCCTTGAAGTTCTGGCATCAAATCAGATGGTGAACTTTGAGAAAATGCTCCTGCTGCAATAAAAAGAATATGCTCAGTTTTTACAGGGCCATATTTAGTCATTACAGTAGTTCCCTCTACTATTGGTAAAATATCTCTTTGTACACCTTGACGAGACACATCTCCCTTACTGTTTCCGTCAGACTCAGCTATCTTATCTATCTCATCTATAAATATAATTCCATTACTTTCAACATTTTCTATAGCATCTTGAACTAAAGTATCATAATCAAGCTTTTTCTCCATCTCTTCTTCTAAGAATATTGAGATTGCTTTTTTTACTGTTGTATAAAGTTTCTTATTTTTTCCAGCTAAGTTTGCCATCTGATCTAAGAAACTGTCAAAGGCGTTTTCATCGTCTCCACCAGACACTACCTCTACCATTGGAAAATCAAGGTCTTTTCTTACAGCTTCTATCTCTATTTCCATATCGTCGCATTTTCCACTTTTTATTTTTTCCTTAGCCTCTTCAAATTTCTTATCTGAAATCTTATCCAGTGGATTTATTATCTTTGCAACTTTTTCAATTACTGAATCATATACTGTCTCTTTTAGCTCTTCAAATTTTGCATCTTTCATCTTTGTAATAGTAACTGCTAGCAGATCCTTTATAATGCTTTCTACATCTTTTCCAACATACCCAACTTCAGTATATTTTGTAGCTTCCACTTTAATAAAAGGTGCATCTGCGATTTTTGCTATTCTTCTTGCTATCTCTGTCTTTCCCACTCCAGTTGA
Proteins encoded in this region:
- a CDS encoding phage antirepressor KilAC domain-containing protein, which gives rise to MNQLIKIEEKNGEQLVSGRELHAFLEVGTQYSKWFERMREYGFSENIDYIAISQKRLTAQGNETTYIEHFLKIAMAKEISMIQRNEKGKQAREYFIKCEEAWNSPEMILVRATQISNRMLDSYKNEIETLKLDNKIKDQQIQELKPKATYYDLILQCKDLLSVTEIAKDYGMSAMTFNKKLHELGVQFKQSGVWFLYQKYASYGYTQTKTQNYNRPDGTQGVATHMYWTQKGRLFLYEFLKGQGIVPMIER
- a CDS encoding helix-turn-helix transcriptional regulator — protein: MINVLKLKAKLKEQNLTQEATARLLGINPSTFNKKINDVKGEYMTVEEACKLKEILNISNDEVDLYFFCQLT
- a CDS encoding helix-turn-helix transcriptional regulator; translated protein: MKVNELIRHRRKQLGLTLKDVAKELGVSESLISRYESNDVKNMGIDKIVPLAKVLKCSPKYLMGWDADPEDGHSKLLNKAIDKIKSLGLGIEEINQSGNYIITKDGMEVRTLHEQDIIDLYNKKGDTLELLDFKPASQRFRWVARNARKMSDDDLQLLQNLMRRAFNDIDFDDDDD
- a CDS encoding ImmA/IrrE family metallo-endopeptidase, with the translated sequence MAHLIITIMHNDTLPIDIDGIIKKFSDIKTMSFKKFSKKMGMTYQQIAENFGSAEAFTIYDDLLKKYLIVYNETLDERSQRWCKGHELGHILMMHLEKEDYDIIHYNSGQHPYEKEANAFAKNLLCPFPVITALKEIKGDDVINPFNISEIFNINLKPATYIYNHYSKLYYAPKDKFIEGQFKDYIENHYIGVFGLLMEKIDENHHELYN
- a CDS encoding tyrosine-type recombinase/integrase; this translates as MRNPNGFGCVYKFNPKFKKLRKPWVAKASVNIQGERQKQKTIGYYATKAEALEALIAYQKDPAMLDNAKITVDDVYKLYMKEQEMKVSESRYKNIGYQYNHFEPIKNLPITSLTPMQLQAFMDGIKRSTATKSMCKSILKGIYKQAMKMQIVTEDPTNLLEIGKHEDVIQRKVFSYKEREYLWNNLDTPIAKHLIVLIYTGMRIQEYLKLRLKDYDQTENTIRTGSKTEAGKNRLIPVHSKIRTLLLNILINRENEVSYAIFRRRLIAFCKDNNTIMQEHTIHDTRHTFASMLSAAGANEVAVTRIIGHTDIATTNKVYVHKELEDLKNAVELLN
- the hslU gene encoding ATP-dependent protease ATPase subunit HslU, yielding MEINKHLTPKKIVEELDKYIVSQDEAKKNVAISLRNRDRRKMIEDENMRREITPKNIILIGSTGVGKTEIARRIAKIADAPFIKVEATKYTEVGYVGKDVESIIKDLLAVTITKMKDAKFEELKETVYDSVIEKVAKIINPLDKISDKKFEEAKEKIKSGKCDDMEIEIEAVRKDLDFPMVEVVSGGDDENAFDSFLDQMANLAGKNKKLYTTVKKAISIFLEEEMEKKLDYDTLVQDAIENVESNGIIFIDEIDKIAESDGNSKGDVSRQGVQRDILPIVEGTTVMTKYGPVKTEHILFIAAGAFSQSSPSDLMPELQGRFPIRVKLKKLEKKDFIKILTDVEYSLLDQYKAMLATDNVDLSFTKAGIEKIAELTAEMNDKIENIGARRLATIVEEILREVMYEAPYDEPKKIVIDPKYIRKIFKDEIQEENIDKFIL